The stretch of DNA CTTCTTCAGCGCATCGAAGCAAAAAAGAGCCTTGAAGGCATCCTGGGCACAACCGTGCGCTCCAAAGACGGCAAAATCCAGCGTAACCCCGACCGCCCCTTCCTCCACGACCTCGACTCGTTGCCCTCACCTGCCTACCACCTGTTGCCGCTGGACAGCTACCACCGCATGGGCAAAACCATCTTCCCCATCGTCACCAGCCGAGGATGTGTGCAGTGGTGTGACTTCTGCAGCACCGTACGCATGTTCGGCAGAGGCTACCGCGTCCGCAGCCCCAAAAAAGTCGTGGACGACATGGAGAACCTTCATAAAAAATACGGCGAAAGCCAATTCACATTCTACGATGACGCCTTCACCATAAACCGCAAACATACCCTGGAAATGTGCGCTGACATCAAAGCCCGAGGGCTGCATGTGGAGTGGGACTGCGAAACCCGCGTGGACTGCGTCGATGCAGAGTTGCTGGAGAAGATGCGGGATGCAGGCTGCATTACGATTTGGTTTGGCGTGGAATCGGGCTCTGAGAAGATGCTGGGCAAGATGCATAAGAGCATTAACCGCGACCAGGTGCGTTCGGCTTTCAAGATGGCGCAGAAAGCAGGCATGATGACTATCGCGTCGGCAGTCATAGGCTTCCCCGGAGAAACCGAGGAGACCGCGTGGGAAACCATCAACTTCATCAATTCGCTTAACCCCGACGACATCGGCTGCTACGTCGCCACACCCTACCCCGGCACCCCCATGTACGACGAAGTCGTCAAGAACGGCTGGCTACGCGTCACCGACTTCAACAAATACGACACCGCCACCCCCACCTTCGAAACCCCCGAACTCAGCATGGAGAAAATCCGCGAAATCAAATACAAGGCGCACCAGAAATTCTATTTGCGCCCCGCTTACGTGTTTAAGATGATGCGTAAAGGTGGCACCTATGGACGCAGCGGACTGAAGACTTCGGCGGCGTATGCACTGCGGGCCATGCACATAAAACTCTCCTAACACGCGTCCTTTTCTTTTTTTAACAGTTACTTTTTGATTGTACAAACCTATATATGCCGTATTAATTTCCTATTAGTGTGGTGATAATATGGTAAAAGCAATAGTATCAATTGACGACAGAACAAACCGCATACTCAACATACTCAAAGCCAAGTATGGCCTCAAAGACAAAAGTCAAGCGATAAATTTAATGGCACAGCAGTTCGAAGAATGCGTCATGGAGCCAGAGCTAAGACCAGAATTTATCGAAAGCTTGAAGGCTTCAGAAACTGAGAAAACCGTGAAGGTCAAAGACTTCGCTAAAAGGTACGCATAGCGTGATTACTTGTATTCTCTTGAAGTAGTCGAGAAAGTAGACCGAATATTCAAGAAAATAGCAAAGAAAGATTCGGCCCAGTTTGACGCTCTCGCCAAGAAAGTAAACGCTATACTAGAAAATCCTCAGCAGTTCAAACCACTTAGGTCTCCTATGCAGCATATGCGCCGAGTTCATGTAGGTTCTTTTGTGCTTGTTTTCGATGTAGACGAAACTAGGAAGGTAGTTACAATAAGAAGATATGAGCACCATGATAGCGCCTACAAGTAAGGGTGCTATTGGGTATCTGCATTTATCTGGTTCTTTGAATATATGCCCCCCTTTAAGAAAACATTATAATCTAATCCAGCGTTAACCCATTCAAACGGAAAGGGCAAGCAATGAAAATCACCTTAGTTAACCCGCCATACCCCCCAAGCGTACATTCACACCCCGCGTTTATGCCGCTGGGAATAGGCTACCTTGGAGCGGTGGCAGAGAAAGCAGGACACAAAGTCACCGTCATCGACTGCCAAGCCGAAAAACTAACGCAGGAAACCTTCCGGACCCGCCTAGCCGAGACCCCCTCAGACATCGTCGGCGTCACAGCCACCACGCTTCTCTACAAGTCTGCCATGCAACTCATCACCACCTCCAAGCAGGTGCATCCAGAGGCAACCACGGTGCTGGGCGGCTCACATGGCACGTTTTGGGATGAGAACGCCCTCAAAGAGTTCCCAGCCCTCGACATGGTCGTGCGGCGTGAGGGCGAGGAAACCTTCATTGAACTCGCTGAGAAACTTGAAAGCCACGGCAGACTCAAAGCGGTTTTAGGCATTACCTTCCGCGACGGCGACAAAATCGTCCGCAACCCCGATCGCCCCTTCATAGCCGACCTTGACGCGTTGCCCTTTCCTGCTCACCACCTTTTCCCGCTGGAGAAGCTGCGGCATAACGGCAAAATCATTTTTCCGCTGGTAAGCAGCCGCGGATGCGTCTTCTGGTGTGACTTCTGCAGCACCGTACGCATGTTCGGCAGAGGCTATCGCATGCGCAGCGCCGAAAACGTGGTGGATGAGATGCAGCTTATCCATGATAAGTATGGCGTGGATCAAGTTACCTTCTATGATGACGCATTTAGCGTGGACCGAGCCCGGATTGTGAAGATCTGCCGGGAGCTTCGTACGCGGGGTTTGCGTTTGAAGTGGGACTGCGGCACCCGCGTGGACATGGTGGACCGCGAACTCATGACGACCATGCGTGACGCTGGATGCTTCGCTGTCTGGCTGGGCGTGGAATCAGGCTCAGAGGCCATCTTGGGCGCCATGAATAAAAACATCAAGATCGAGCAGACCAAGCTGGCATACAAGACAGCGCATCAAGTTGGGCTTATGACGATTGCTAACGTGGTGCTGGGCTTCCCCGGCGAAACCGAGCAGACCGCCCGCCAAACCATAAAGCTTGTAAAGGAACTCAGCCCCGACGACGTGGGCTTCTACATAGCCACACCCTACCCCGGCACCCCCATGTACGACGAAGTCGTCAAGAACGGCTGGCTGAGAGTAGATGACTTTGACAGGTTCGACACGGCAGGCCCAACCTTTGAGACACCGATGCTTAGCATGGAGAAGGTGGCGGAGCTGCGTGCTAAAGCCTACCAAGAATTCTATCTGCGCCCCAGCTACGTCATAAAGATGATGCGGCACGGCGGCGTCTATGGGATCGCTGCGGTGAAGACTTCAGGTGCTTACCTGCTGCGGTACCTGCATCTGAGGCACTGAGGGCTCCTTGAGTTTACGGATAAACGCAGCCGCCGCTAAGGCAAGCACGGTTACACTGAGCGAAACAGTTATGGATATGAAGTTTATGCCGATGGGTGAGAGCCCCAGGAACAATCCGATTAGCCCCGCTAAACCCAGGCTTAACGCGACGGAGAGCACGATGGATTCGATGAGGTCCAGGCGGTTTTTGCCTAAAAACAGCAGGTTTACTAGGCAGTAGCCGGGCAAGAAAACAACAAAGATGAAGGCAAGGACAGCGCGGATGTAAACGAAGATGCTGTCGCTTGGGATAAGATAAGTTATCAATAACGTTGCTG from Candidatus Bathyarchaeota archaeon encodes:
- a CDS encoding radical SAM protein, giving the protein MKITLLNPPYPPNAHSHPPFIPLGLAYLGAIAEQAGHQVTVIDCQGEHLSYEGFRSRIAAVPSDVIGVTSTTLLYNSAKTLIEISRQAHPNAITMFGGSHVSFWDENAINESAAIDVIVRKEGETTFLELLQRIEAKKSLEGILGTTVRSKDGKIQRNPDRPFLHDLDSLPSPAYHLLPLDSYHRMGKTIFPIVTSRGCVQWCDFCSTVRMFGRGYRVRSPKKVVDDMENLHKKYGESQFTFYDDAFTINRKHTLEMCADIKARGLHVEWDCETRVDCVDAELLEKMRDAGCITIWFGVESGSEKMLGKMHKSINRDQVRSAFKMAQKAGMMTIASAVIGFPGETEETAWETINFINSLNPDDIGCYVATPYPGTPMYDEVVKNGWLRVTDFNKYDTATPTFETPELSMEKIREIKYKAHQKFYLRPAYVFKMMRKGGTYGRSGLKTSAAYALRAMHIKLS
- a CDS encoding DUF2683 family protein, producing the protein MVKAIVSIDDRTNRILNILKAKYGLKDKSQAINLMAQQFEECVMEPELRPEFIESLKASETEKTVKVKDFAKRYA
- a CDS encoding type II toxin-antitoxin system RelE/ParE family toxin, whose translation is MYSLEVVEKVDRIFKKIAKKDSAQFDALAKKVNAILENPQQFKPLRSPMQHMRRVHVGSFVLVFDVDETRKVVTIRRYEHHDSAYK
- a CDS encoding radical SAM protein codes for the protein MKITLVNPPYPPSVHSHPAFMPLGIGYLGAVAEKAGHKVTVIDCQAEKLTQETFRTRLAETPSDIVGVTATTLLYKSAMQLITTSKQVHPEATTVLGGSHGTFWDENALKEFPALDMVVRREGEETFIELAEKLESHGRLKAVLGITFRDGDKIVRNPDRPFIADLDALPFPAHHLFPLEKLRHNGKIIFPLVSSRGCVFWCDFCSTVRMFGRGYRMRSAENVVDEMQLIHDKYGVDQVTFYDDAFSVDRARIVKICRELRTRGLRLKWDCGTRVDMVDRELMTTMRDAGCFAVWLGVESGSEAILGAMNKNIKIEQTKLAYKTAHQVGLMTIANVVLGFPGETEQTARQTIKLVKELSPDDVGFYIATPYPGTPMYDEVVKNGWLRVDDFDRFDTAGPTFETPMLSMEKVAELRAKAYQEFYLRPSYVIKMMRHGGVYGIAAVKTSGAYLLRYLHLRH
- a CDS encoding DUF1616 domain-containing protein; this translates as MKPQRWFEIIVAFTAATLLITYLIPSDSIFVYIRAVLAFIFVVFLPGYCLVNLLFLGKNRLDLIESIVLSVALSLGLAGLIGLFLGLSPIGINFISITVSLSVTVLALAAAAFIRKLKEPSVPQMQVPQQVST